From the genome of Candidatus Buchananbacteria bacterium, one region includes:
- the amrB gene encoding AmmeMemoRadiSam system protein B yields MIKSHKRLVITIIAGLSLTGLFAIFLVLTRPSASSVSDIQPKLHSANPDDKDFFETAYHFADKNIDLSGKRVVAGIIPHHLLAADLIADFFHNLEGQNYDSIILLGPNHFLSGQSDIITSAYDWQTPYGILEHDDDTLHDLLFVSGLDVGVEESVVQGEHAISSEVAFIKKTFPQAKFTPLILKPGVNQQQAVELAETLFKISQDKKILVLVSADFSHYKTSQEAQRDDVRSIAAITNFDFSSIYDIDVDSPPSIYTLLKFSQLNGAGFELLDNSNSALLSGRADLTSTTSYVTGYVVWQDINLLFVGDIMLDRGVKTLIEQKGFEYILDDLVSNNFFADYDLVGANLEGAVTDGGQHYEPAKEFDFAFDPAVVARLSEYGFNFFNLANNHFNDQGQRGIAETKKNLAALGINFSGCPDATISACSLTVIPVKHKKIGLVGLNMAAGKIDSEKVREAISSATAETDWIIVNIHWGEEYDTAANKLQRQMAHELIDSGADVIIGHHPHVVQEVEVYKSKPIFYSLGNFIFDQYFSDFTQEGLAVSLNISKAGVEYTLHPFKAANGQLRLEAD; encoded by the coding sequence ATGATTAAAAGTCACAAGAGGTTAGTTATTACCATAATTGCAGGCCTGTCGTTAACAGGCCTGTTTGCTATTTTTTTAGTTTTGACCAGGCCGTCAGCATCAAGCGTCAGCGATATTCAACCGAAATTGCATTCGGCCAATCCTGATGATAAAGATTTTTTTGAAACGGCATATCACTTTGCCGACAAAAATATTGATCTGTCCGGTAAACGCGTCGTGGCGGGGATTATTCCACACCACTTGCTTGCCGCTGACCTGATTGCTGATTTTTTCCATAATCTAGAAGGTCAAAATTATGATTCAATCATTTTGCTTGGTCCAAATCATTTTTTATCCGGCCAGTCAGATATTATTACTTCGGCGTATGATTGGCAGACGCCATACGGCATCCTGGAGCATGATGACGATACGTTGCATGATTTATTGTTTGTCTCCGGCCTGGACGTTGGTGTTGAGGAGAGTGTGGTGCAGGGTGAACATGCAATAAGTAGCGAAGTAGCTTTTATCAAAAAGACTTTTCCACAAGCTAAATTCACACCGTTGATTTTGAAACCAGGGGTTAATCAACAGCAGGCAGTGGAATTAGCGGAAACGTTATTTAAAATTTCTCAGGATAAAAAGATTTTGGTTTTAGTTAGTGCTGATTTTTCTCACTATAAAACCAGTCAGGAGGCCCAGCGCGATGACGTTAGGTCAATTGCCGCGATTACTAATTTTGATTTTTCCAGCATCTACGATATAGATGTTGATTCGCCGCCGTCAATTTATACGCTACTTAAATTCAGTCAGCTGAACGGCGCCGGTTTTGAGCTTCTAGACAATTCTAATTCGGCGTTGTTGTCCGGGCGAGCAGATCTGACTAGTACGACAAGTTACGTGACGGGGTACGTTGTTTGGCAAGACATTAATTTATTGTTTGTGGGCGATATTATGCTTGATCGGGGTGTAAAAACACTGATTGAACAGAAGGGATTTGAGTATATTCTTGATGACTTGGTCAGCAATAACTTTTTTGCCGATTATGATTTGGTTGGCGCCAATCTTGAAGGTGCGGTCACTGACGGCGGGCAGCACTATGAACCGGCCAAGGAATTTGATTTTGCGTTTGATCCGGCCGTTGTTGCCCGTTTGTCCGAATATGGGTTTAATTTTTTTAATCTTGCTAACAACCATTTTAATGACCAGGGGCAGCGGGGGATAGCGGAAACTAAAAAAAACTTAGCGGCGCTCGGGATTAATTTTTCAGGTTGTCCCGATGCAACAATTTCGGCCTGCAGCTTAACTGTCATACCGGTTAAACATAAAAAGATAGGTTTGGTTGGACTGAATATGGCGGCAGGAAAAATTGATTCAGAAAAAGTGCGAGAGGCAATCAGTTCAGCTACGGCGGAAACGGATTGGATTATCGTGAACATTCATTGGGGTGAGGAATATGATACCGCCGCTAATAAGCTTCAGCGGCAAATGGCGCATGAGCTAATTGACAGCGGCGCGGACGTGATTATCGGCCATCATCCGCACGTGGTCCAAGAAGTTGAAGTATACAAAAGTAAGCCCATTTTTTATTCTTTGGGTAATTTTATTTTTGATCAGTATTTTTCGGATTTTACCCAAGAGGGCTTGGCAGTTTCGTTGAATATTTCTAAGGCAGGAGTTGAGTATACTTTACATCCGTTTAAGGCAGCAAATGGCCAGCTTAGGTTGGAAGCCGATTAA
- a CDS encoding MarR family transcriptional regulator translates to MNQSKREKHIEDIVAGFKGLYQQLHASFLIEPNSCPITQSQWLVLTFIAKHSKPTIRDLRTVLGISSSAVTQLVNILEKKGYVVRRIHPDDGRASMLELSSRARKTFNALKNRRLKEIAKLFDIFTDDELLKYVALHRKLTGQNY, encoded by the coding sequence ATGAATCAATCAAAAAGAGAAAAACATATTGAAGATATTGTCGCCGGGTTTAAGGGCTTGTATCAGCAGCTGCATGCTTCATTTTTAATCGAACCAAACTCTTGCCCAATTACTCAATCGCAGTGGTTGGTGTTAACATTTATTGCCAAACACAGTAAGCCAACCATCCGTGATCTTCGAACGGTTTTAGGTATCAGTAGTAGTGCGGTGACGCAACTGGTTAATATTCTTGAGAAAAAAGGGTATGTGGTTCGTCGGATCCATCCGGACGACGGCCGGGCTTCGATGTTGGAACTCTCGTCCCGGGCTCGAAAAACTTTTAATGCACTAAAGAATAGACGGCTAAAGGAAATTGCAAAACTTTTTGATATTTTTACCGATGACGAACTGCTTAAATATGTTGCGTTGCATCGCAAACTAACCGGACAAAATTATTAA
- a CDS encoding MATE family efflux transporter: MKSKASKSLEGPIFQSLITLAIPIVLANILQTAYQLTDAFWVGRLGGAAVAAVSVSFPVVFLLISLGAGFAIAGSTLVAQYFGAQNHKMVNHVAAQTLLMVAFSSVVLGVIGYLIAPGILRLMNVEPVVFVSALGFMRVSFLGIVFIFGFAMFQSVMRGIGEVTMPMYIVLATVLLNFVLDPLFIFGWGSVPGYGVMGAAMATFGTQALAAAVGFMLLLTGKYGIHLKLSDFKPDYKFIKKAFFLGFPSSIEQSARALGLMVMTFLIASFGTLTMAAYGVGANILQLVIIPGMGLSMAISVLVGQNIGAGNIRRASDIARFGSVFAFASLTIIGLVAFIFARQLITFFVPGDEMVIQTGTAFVRIMALSFGFMGVHLALMGVFRASGNMLATMIISLVSQWVLQFPAAYLFSKHTSLGVSGLWWSFPVSNVLIAFITVAWYAKGDWKKKKLTTEDRLVEKVSEEIIIEEGIR; this comes from the coding sequence ATGAAATCAAAAGCCTCAAAATCACTTGAAGGTCCAATTTTTCAGTCATTAATTACTTTGGCAATCCCGATTGTTTTAGCAAATATTTTGCAGACAGCGTATCAGTTGACAGACGCCTTTTGGGTTGGTCGACTAGGTGGTGCGGCTGTCGCGGCGGTATCTGTTAGTTTTCCAGTGGTGTTTTTGCTAATCTCTTTGGGTGCCGGTTTTGCTATTGCCGGCTCAACATTGGTGGCGCAGTATTTTGGCGCACAAAATCATAAAATGGTAAACCATGTTGCGGCTCAGACATTACTGATGGTTGCGTTTAGTTCGGTGGTGCTTGGGGTGATTGGGTATTTGATTGCACCGGGGATTTTACGGTTGATGAATGTAGAACCGGTGGTGTTTGTCAGCGCCCTGGGCTTTATGCGGGTGTCGTTTTTGGGTATTGTTTTTATTTTTGGTTTCGCGATGTTCCAATCAGTCATGCGGGGTATCGGCGAAGTCACTATGCCAATGTATATTGTATTAGCAACGGTATTGCTTAATTTCGTCCTTGATCCTTTATTTATTTTTGGTTGGGGCAGTGTCCCAGGATATGGGGTGATGGGGGCGGCAATGGCGACATTTGGAACGCAGGCGCTGGCGGCGGCAGTGGGGTTTATGCTGCTACTGACGGGGAAATATGGTATTCACTTGAAACTGTCTGATTTTAAACCAGACTACAAATTTATTAAAAAAGCTTTTTTTCTTGGATTTCCATCTTCCATTGAACAGTCGGCGCGAGCGTTGGGCCTGATGGTGATGACCTTTTTGATTGCCAGCTTTGGCACCCTGACGATGGCGGCGTACGGCGTTGGTGCGAATATTCTTCAGCTGGTTATTATTCCTGGTATGGGCCTGTCGATGGCAATTTCGGTTTTGGTTGGACAAAATATTGGCGCCGGCAACATCAGGCGCGCTTCGGATATTGCGCGCTTCGGAAGCGTCTTTGCTTTTGCGAGTCTCACTATAATTGGGCTGGTGGCTTTTATTTTTGCCAGACAACTGATTACTTTTTTTGTCCCCGGCGATGAAATGGTTATTCAAACCGGGACAGCTTTTGTCCGCATTATGGCGCTAAGTTTTGGGTTTATGGGAGTACATTTGGCGCTCATGGGAGTATTTCGAGCGTCAGGAAACATGTTGGCGACTATGATTATTTCATTGGTTTCGCAGTGGGTGCTTCAATTTCCGGCTGCGTATTTGTTTTCTAAACACACCAGCCTTGGTGTTAGTGGATTATGGTGGTCATTTCCAGTTTCTAACGTTTTAATCGCTTTTATTACTGTTGCTTGGTATGCTAAAGGGGATTGGAAGAAGAAGAAACTTACCACCGAGGACCGGCTGGTAGAAAAGGTGTCAGAAGAAATTATTATTGAGGAGGGGATAAGATAA
- a CDS encoding cation:proton antiporter: MLQRLRKPLPYMRLGTGLGILALLSVNASSVYALFNHASDRDLLVVFFQITVICGLSFAIHYLSLSTKFPSFVVAIFFGLVAQPLLNPIISHPDSMGALVGIGATMILFGGGLETPLRNFRKLFWKINSLSFIGLFLTALLLSYVTWYFGWWVGTPISVMAAILLGSALASTDPAAIIPVLKYLRFNNRETKDIIVAESALTDVTGSLLTIMFLSLLSGGVVVATIWQGYQSLFTIEALELLVKEVFFGLLFGGLGYLLLELLLRLKQRSRREYGVDAAFFIFVPMISFTAAVAFGGSGYLAAFIAGLLFSMTEKLQDTEHFFNHTVDGFMKPVIFLLLGTLVDLRSLIDYAALGIGAAFVFMFIIRPLTVWISLGPTIFFKKNGLTWREIWFISSVRETGAIPAMLLVTIVSMNIGNLEGLVAVGMWIILATLVIQPPLTPVIANWLKIGTPIKEDDEGELHLNGSDAFVVLGSRGHSHQKRLPYVIDWAARRGIGKVVLLLCLEDDYSPESFKELEAEAIKQFETINQEREAAGQVAIKFSIVGRSGFLQENIDAIASTENNVIAIFVGRKVLDYRLSEIKRLAVPLFFLD; encoded by the coding sequence ATGCTTCAAAGACTAAGAAAGCCGCTGCCTTACATGCGTCTAGGTACCGGCTTGGGTATTTTGGCGTTACTTTCAGTTAACGCCAGCAGCGTTTATGCGCTTTTTAATCATGCTTCGGACCGTGACTTGCTGGTTGTATTTTTTCAAATCACCGTTATCTGCGGCTTGAGTTTTGCCATTCATTATTTGTCATTATCGACAAAATTTCCTTCTTTTGTGGTGGCAATCTTTTTTGGGTTGGTCGCTCAGCCGTTGTTAAACCCAATTATTTCTCACCCTGACTCAATGGGGGCACTGGTCGGTATTGGAGCAACGATGATTTTATTTGGCGGCGGATTAGAAACGCCGCTTCGTAATTTTCGTAAACTTTTTTGGAAAATTAATTCTCTGTCTTTCATCGGATTATTTTTAACTGCGTTATTACTTTCATACGTCACGTGGTATTTTGGCTGGTGGGTTGGTACACCAATCAGCGTAATGGCGGCAATTTTGCTGGGTAGCGCCCTGGCATCAACCGACCCGGCAGCCATTATTCCCGTTCTGAAATATCTGCGCTTTAATAATCGTGAAACAAAAGACATTATCGTTGCCGAAAGCGCGCTGACTGATGTAACCGGCTCTTTGCTGACAATTATGTTTTTGTCGCTGTTAAGCGGTGGTGTGGTGGTTGCTACAATTTGGCAGGGCTACCAGTCATTGTTCACCATCGAAGCACTGGAACTTTTGGTTAAAGAAGTGTTTTTCGGCTTGTTGTTTGGTGGCCTGGGGTATTTATTATTGGAACTATTATTGCGCCTAAAGCAGCGGTCGCGCCGCGAATATGGTGTTGACGCCGCTTTCTTTATCTTTGTGCCGATGATTTCTTTTACGGCGGCCGTGGCGTTTGGCGGTAGTGGATATTTAGCTGCTTTTATTGCCGGATTGTTATTTTCCATGACAGAGAAATTGCAGGACACTGAACATTTTTTCAATCATACCGTCGACGGATTTATGAAGCCCGTCATCTTTTTATTGCTAGGGACGCTAGTTGATCTGCGCAGCCTGATTGATTATGCCGCCCTGGGTATCGGCGCGGCTTTTGTGTTTATGTTTATTATTCGGCCATTGACTGTTTGGATCAGCCTTGGTCCGACAATTTTTTTCAAAAAGAATGGCTTAACGTGGCGTGAGATATGGTTTATCTCGTCGGTTCGCGAGACAGGAGCTATTCCGGCAATGTTATTGGTGACTATCGTCAGTATGAACATCGGCAATCTTGAGGGCTTGGTGGCCGTTGGAATGTGGATTATTCTTGCTACCCTAGTGATTCAGCCGCCACTGACGCCAGTTATTGCCAACTGGTTAAAGATTGGAACGCCGATTAAAGAAGATGATGAAGGTGAATTGCATTTGAACGGCTCTGATGCTTTTGTGGTACTTGGTTCCCGCGGCCATTCCCATCAAAAACGTCTGCCCTATGTGATTGACTGGGCTGCCAGGCGGGGCATTGGCAAAGTTGTGCTGTTGCTATGTCTTGAAGATGACTATTCGCCGGAGTCATTTAAAGAATTAGAAGCAGAAGCAATCAAACAATTTGAAACTATTAATCAGGAGCGCGAAGCAGCTGGCCAGGTGGCGATAAAGTTTTCAATCGTCGGCCGTAGCGGTTTTCTGCAGGAAAATATTGATGCCATTGCCAGCACTGAAAATAACGTCATTGCAATTTTTGTCGGCCGCAAGGTGCTGGATTATCGTCTGTCAGAAATTAAGCGATTGGCAGTGCCATTGTTTTTCCTTGATTAA
- a CDS encoding A/G-specific adenine glycosylase has product MRIMKLTARQIKNFRRKVDAAYKKQRRVFPWRQTKDPYHILVSEIMLQQTQADRVVSKYLEFVKKFPTAKSLAVSPLADVLRVWQGLGYNRRAKMLQNAARLIVEVYQGQVPDSIEALQKLPGVGPYTARAVMAFAYDRPSVFIETNIRTVFIHEFFRHQKKVADSQLLPLIAQTLKANRPGEWYLALMDYGAVLKRLYKNPSRRSTQYVRQSKFNGSTRQIRGAIIRELSAHHRLTARQLFSSLSFDTLRVQAALADLVAEGLIRRQKKVYFL; this is encoded by the coding sequence ATGAGGATAATGAAACTTACTGCCAGACAAATTAAAAATTTTCGACGCAAGGTTGATGCCGCATACAAAAAACAGCGGCGAGTTTTTCCGTGGCGGCAAACTAAAGACCCGTATCATATTTTAGTTTCGGAAATTATGTTGCAGCAGACCCAGGCTGACCGGGTGGTTTCTAAATATCTTGAATTTGTCAAAAAATTTCCAACTGCTAAATCACTGGCGGTGTCGCCGCTGGCTGATGTGTTGAGGGTTTGGCAGGGTTTGGGGTATAATCGCCGGGCCAAAATGTTGCAGAATGCGGCACGACTAATCGTTGAAGTCTACCAGGGCCAAGTTCCAGACAGTATTGAAGCATTACAAAAATTACCCGGGGTTGGGCCCTATACGGCGCGAGCGGTTATGGCCTTTGCCTATGATCGGCCCAGCGTTTTTATTGAAACTAATATTAGAACAGTCTTTATTCATGAATTTTTTCGCCACCAGAAAAAAGTCGCCGATAGTCAACTGCTACCGTTAATTGCCCAAACCCTAAAAGCAAATCGTCCGGGCGAATGGTATTTAGCTTTAATGGATTATGGCGCCGTCTTGAAACGGCTTTATAAGAATCCGTCACGCCGCAGCACTCAATATGTTCGGCAGTCAAAGTTTAATGGTTCGACCAGACAAATTCGCGGAGCGATTATCCGGGAGTTAAGCGCTCACCACAGGTTAACTGCGCGTCAATTATTCTCGAGTTTGTCGTTTGATACTTTGCGCGTTCAAGCGGCGTTGGCAGATTTAGTAGCCGAAGGTTTGATTAGGCGTCAAAAAAAAGTTTATTTCTTGTAA
- a CDS encoding alpha/beta fold hydrolase produces MSIANCQPVRFLTPKRFRLDGLWFFVPKSKQAIIFIHGLGSTMFWPSLVYKLFDRHTSVLTFNNRGHDKISSLKRIGKNGKITRVLAGAAHEVFTDCVDDIQGAVNFCKKQGIKKIILVGHSTGCQKAVYYLAKAKNQRQISKAVLLCPISDYADMIKFNRAAVIRAGKLARRLVKSGKQHQLLPPDVWPGLHDAQRFLSLYTPNSVEEIFCYATRSRRATALQKVAVPLTIIFSDQDEYLDRPASEIAAWFSEKLAGRQFAIKIIRGANHGFVGYENQVLKIIQSTTAL; encoded by the coding sequence ATGTCTATTGCTAATTGTCAGCCGGTTAGATTTTTGACACCCAAAAGGTTTCGGCTTGATGGGTTATGGTTTTTTGTCCCTAAATCAAAACAGGCGATTATTTTTATTCATGGCCTGGGCAGTACGATGTTTTGGCCCAGTTTGGTGTATAAACTTTTTGATCGCCACACCTCAGTTTTGACTTTTAATAATCGCGGGCATGATAAAATTTCAAGCCTGAAGCGAATAGGGAAAAATGGCAAAATCACCAGAGTGCTGGCTGGAGCCGCTCACGAAGTTTTTACCGACTGCGTTGATGATATTCAGGGGGCGGTTAATTTTTGTAAAAAACAGGGGATTAAAAAGATTATTTTAGTTGGCCATTCGACTGGCTGTCAAAAAGCCGTTTATTATTTAGCCAAGGCTAAAAATCAAAGACAGATTAGCAAGGCGGTGTTGCTGTGCCCAATTAGCGATTACGCCGATATGATTAAGTTTAACCGTGCGGCGGTTATTCGGGCCGGCAAATTAGCCCGTCGTTTGGTTAAAAGTGGCAAACAACATCAGCTATTGCCGCCAGATGTGTGGCCTGGACTGCACGATGCTCAGCGATTTTTAAGTCTGTATACCCCAAACAGTGTTGAAGAAATATTTTGTTATGCCACCAGATCTCGTCGGGCAACGGCACTGCAAAAAGTCGCGGTGCCACTTACGATCATTTTTTCTGATCAAGATGAATATTTGGATCGGCCGGCATCAGAAATTGCTGCTTGGTTTTCTGAAAAACTCGCCGGCAGACAGTTTGCTATTAAAATTATTAGGGGTGCTAATCACGGTTTTGTCGGTTATGAAAACCAAGTGCTTAAAATTATTCAGTCAACCACAGCATTATAA
- a CDS encoding helix-turn-helix transcriptional regulator produces MFRTAKKSKKNLLACPIARVADIIGDSYVVLIIRDLLGGTKHFGDFEHSLKGISSRTLTKKLQLLEQQSFITRKKISGKPPRVEYSLTKKGKGLHKIIEEVRKYGKKFL; encoded by the coding sequence ATGTTTAGAACTGCCAAAAAAAGCAAAAAAAATCTTCTTGCCTGCCCTATCGCCCGGGTGGCCGATATTATCGGCGACTCGTATGTTGTATTAATTATCCGTGATTTACTGGGAGGAACCAAACATTTTGGCGATTTTGAGCATTCACTCAAAGGGATTAGCTCGCGAACCCTAACCAAGAAACTCCAGTTATTGGAGCAGCAAAGCTTTATTACTCGCAAAAAAATATCCGGCAAGCCCCCACGAGTTGAATATTCCCTAACCAAAAAAGGCAAAGGCCTGCATAAAATTATTGAAGAGGTCAGAAAATACGGCAAAAAATTTTTATAG
- a CDS encoding cupredoxin domain-containing protein, which translates to MVKLKYFSVGVTALALIALVGAGCTPKGTTLNSNTNSNTNAAVNAETDDNANANTALQGGSKTMQGDVKEFTMTSFYEIVDGQPKPQFSIKEIAVKKGDKVRIKVINTKGNHDFNLDEFGISEQTPLDQEVVIEFTADKAGEFQYYCSKPGHREAGHWGTLKVTE; encoded by the coding sequence ATGGTTAAACTAAAATATTTTAGTGTCGGAGTTACAGCTCTTGCACTAATTGCGCTTGTTGGCGCCGGATGTACCCCAAAGGGAACAACTTTAAACAGCAATACTAATAGCAACACTAATGCTGCTGTCAATGCCGAAACCGACGACAACGCCAATGCTAATACCGCTCTACAGGGCGGCAGTAAAACCATGCAGGGCGATGTCAAAGAATTTACCATGACTTCATTTTATGAAATTGTTGACGGTCAGCCAAAACCACAATTTTCAATTAAAGAGATCGCCGTTAAAAAAGGCGACAAGGTCAGAATTAAAGTTATCAACACCAAAGGTAATCATGATTTCAACCTTGATGAATTTGGTATTAGCGAACAGACCCCTTTGGATCAAGAAGTGGTTATTGAATTTACCGCTGATAAAGCAGGGGAGTTCCAGTATTACTGCAGCAAACCGGGCCACCGAGAAGCTGGCCACTGGGGAACCCTTAAGGTGACTGAGTAA
- a CDS encoding TIGR00730 family Rossman fold protein: MSKKKNIPVELPANNKGVLNLPSVELPIKPLTVEEVNRDMRRRISNIKKEFTVGFDFIKTHPKSVTFFGSARLKPADPYYQKAVSLAKRLAKEGYAVVTGGGPGVMEAANLGALKGKGDSLGLTIRLPKEQVTNPYVSDFREFHYFFTRKVCLTFSAEAYIYFPGGYGTLDEFFEILTLVQTNKIERVPIVLVGRKFWRPMHSFLNNYVYQRFKAIDKEDMKLYYMLDDEEQIVEIIKRSPVRQIDR; encoded by the coding sequence ATGTCAAAGAAAAAAAACATACCCGTTGAACTGCCGGCCAATAATAAAGGGGTGCTCAACCTGCCATCCGTTGAACTGCCTATTAAACCGCTGACCGTAGAAGAAGTTAATCGGGATATGCGGCGAAGGATTTCTAATATTAAAAAAGAATTCACGGTTGGTTTTGATTTTATTAAAACTCATCCTAAGTCGGTGACGTTTTTTGGTTCAGCGCGCCTGAAGCCGGCCGATCCGTACTACCAAAAAGCTGTTAGCTTGGCTAAACGATTAGCTAAAGAAGGGTATGCGGTTGTCACTGGTGGCGGTCCGGGTGTGATGGAAGCGGCAAACCTTGGAGCCCTAAAAGGCAAAGGAGACTCATTGGGTTTAACGATCAGACTGCCCAAAGAGCAGGTAACTAACCCGTATGTCTCTGATTTCAGAGAGTTCCACTATTTTTTTACTCGTAAAGTGTGCCTGACCTTTTCGGCAGAGGCCTATATTTATTTTCCGGGCGGCTATGGCACGCTAGACGAATTTTTTGAAATTTTAACTTTGGTTCAAACTAATAAAATTGAACGTGTTCCGATTGTTTTGGTCGGCCGTAAATTTTGGCGGCCAATGCATTCATTTCTTAACAACTATGTGTACCAGCGGTTTAAGGCCATTGATAAAGAAGACATGAAGTTATACTACATGCTCGACGATGAAGAACAGATTGTTGAGATTATTAAACGCTCCCCGGTTCGTCAGATTGATCGTTAG
- a CDS encoding ribonuclease H-like domain-containing protein gives MRTVFLDIETKNTFQEVGSSDPAALDISLLVIYDSQLNDYVSFQPEEFNKLWNILEHTDSIVGYNSDYFDIPLLNKYYPGDLTKIKSVDLMQEIKKSVGKRLPLDAVAAGTLGINKGGKGIDAVIWYRQGELEKIRTYCQQDVKITKELYEFALQNKFLRYKFFNEVTQVPIDTSNWETIEKTAINLTMPW, from the coding sequence ATGCGTACAGTATTTCTTGACATCGAAACCAAAAATACGTTTCAAGAAGTCGGCAGTTCAGACCCGGCTGCTTTGGATATTTCTTTGCTGGTTATTTATGACTCCCAACTTAATGACTATGTAAGTTTCCAGCCAGAAGAATTTAATAAGCTGTGGAATATCTTGGAACATACTGATTCAATCGTCGGCTATAATTCCGATTATTTTGACATTCCCCTATTAAACAAATACTACCCGGGCGACTTAACTAAAATTAAAAGCGTTGACTTGATGCAAGAGATCAAAAAATCAGTCGGCAAGAGGCTGCCGCTTGACGCTGTCGCCGCTGGGACGCTGGGAATCAACAAGGGAGGTAAAGGCATTGACGCTGTCATCTGGTATCGCCAGGGAGAATTAGAAAAAATTCGCACCTATTGCCAGCAAGACGTTAAAATCACTAAAGAGCTGTACGAATTTGCTTTACAAAATAAATTTCTCAGATACAAATTTTTTAATGAGGTAACTCAGGTTCCAATTGACACCAGTAATTGGGAAACAATTGAAAAAACTGCCATCAATTTAACAATGCCCTGGTAA
- a CDS encoding HU family DNA-binding protein — MAKMTKSQIMASLAEKSGLSKKDVNALVEAMVEMAYKEVKSSGEFTIPGIGKLVKVNRKARIGRNPATGEEIKIPAKTVVKFRVAKAAKDAVL, encoded by the coding sequence ATGGCAAAAATGACCAAATCTCAGATCATGGCTAGCCTTGCCGAGAAGTCTGGATTAAGCAAGAAGGACGTCAATGCCTTGGTGGAAGCCATGGTTGAAATGGCCTACAAAGAGGTCAAGTCCAGTGGTGAATTCACCATTCCTGGCATTGGCAAGTTGGTTAAGGTTAACCGCAAGGCCCGCATCGGCCGCAACCCGGCTACTGGCGAAGAAATCAAAATCCCAGCCAAGACGGTTGTTAAGTTCCGAGTTGCCAAGGCTGCTAAAGATGCCGTTTTGTAA
- a CDS encoding phage holin family protein has product MTLLINWLILTLAIIITAYLLPGVTVSGVAAALVAALVLGIINTLIKPVLIILTLPINILTLGLFTLVINAGLVMLTAAIVEGFSMTNFWWALLFGLVLSIINSVLSQLKQEE; this is encoded by the coding sequence ATGACATTATTAATCAATTGGTTGATACTTACTCTTGCGATCATCATCACGGCGTATCTGTTGCCGGGCGTGACAGTTAGCGGGGTTGCTGCCGCGCTGGTCGCCGCGCTGGTTTTAGGAATAATTAACACATTAATCAAACCGGTTTTGATTATTTTAACTTTGCCGATCAACATTTTAACGCTAGGGTTGTTTACTTTAGTGATTAACGCCGGTTTAGTGATGCTCACGGCGGCGATTGTTGAGGGGTTTAGTATGACTAATTTTTGGTGGGCGTTATTATTTGGCTTGGTGTTATCAATTATCAACTCGGTTCTCAGCCAGTTGAAGCAGGAGGAATAA
- a CDS encoding RpiB/LacA/LacB family sugar-phosphate isomerase → MIYLGADHAGFQLKEAVKKYLDATGRAYQDLGNFQYHQDDDYPDFSYLVANKVSKSSKARGILFCGSSQGACITANKVKGVRAASVRNVAEAVLAREHDDVNIICLAGGRQVQKKFKKVGVPVAEAKKIIKAYLATVFSSAPRHRRRVNKIKRIEKQNFR, encoded by the coding sequence ATGATTTATTTAGGCGCCGACCATGCCGGCTTCCAATTAAAGGAAGCGGTAAAAAAATATCTTGATGCCACTGGCCGGGCGTATCAAGACCTTGGAAATTTCCAGTATCATCAGGATGATGACTATCCGGATTTTAGCTATTTAGTGGCTAACAAAGTTTCCAAGTCTTCCAAGGCTCGGGGAATTTTATTTTGCGGTTCTTCGCAGGGGGCATGTATTACCGCTAATAAAGTTAAAGGCGTTAGGGCTGCGTCAGTTCGTAATGTTGCTGAAGCCGTATTGGCTCGCGAACATGATGACGTTAATATCATTTGTTTGGCCGGTGGCCGTCAAGTCCAAAAAAAATTTAAGAAGGTTGGTGTACCGGTAGCTGAGGCAAAAAAAATTATCAAAGCCTATTTAGCGACTGTTTTTTCTTCGGCACCGCGCCATCGCCGGCGAGTGAATAAGATCAAAAGAATTGAGAAGCAAAATTTTCGTTAA